A window of the Candidatus Poseidoniia archaeon genome harbors these coding sequences:
- a CDS encoding pyridoxal phosphate-dependent aminotransferase codes for MTKSVPIPEGTLSKIFDEAGYDSNNLSIRETSHLASLISKEYGIEFVRMEMGIPNIPAPDIAREAEKKAIDDGLQGTYPPFDGIPQLKKAGSDFVKAFLDLDVKPEHVVPTSGSLQGGYISQALAGNMHPGKNTILYLDPTFPVSRYQARFLGLESDGIEMYDNRGSELVNAVEKRISKGDIGGILWSSPNNPSWSCLTKEELKEIARICDDNQILAIEDLAYLGMDFRKDYSVPYSEPYIPSIGKFGTNWITLISASKAFSLPGSRCAIAVISPELTEQEFEGLKRFCGRNRFGHAFSLGGLYVTTAGTSHTAQYALSKMLESATKGDFNFIDTTRIYGERASHVRKIFLKYGFKQVYDKDMDEPVGDGFYLTMSYPGYDGNNLMIELLKYGISTITLKSTGSNRHEGLRICISFVDSEDIPVLEDRLQKFMENNN; via the coding sequence TGTCCAAGATTTTTGACGAAGCTGGGTACGACTCTAACAATTTGTCAATCCGTGAGACAAGTCATTTGGCATCTCTTATAAGTAAAGAATACGGAATCGAATTTGTAAGGATGGAAATGGGCATTCCCAACATTCCTGCTCCTGATATCGCAAGGGAGGCTGAGAAGAAGGCTATAGATGACGGTTTACAAGGTACGTATCCGCCATTTGATGGAATCCCACAATTAAAAAAAGCTGGAAGCGATTTTGTCAAGGCATTTTTGGATTTGGATGTGAAGCCCGAACATGTAGTGCCTACAAGTGGATCATTGCAAGGTGGATACATCTCTCAAGCACTCGCGGGAAATATGCATCCGGGAAAGAATACTATATTATATCTTGACCCAACCTTTCCAGTAAGTAGGTATCAGGCCCGGTTTCTCGGATTGGAAAGTGATGGAATTGAAATGTATGATAATCGAGGATCTGAACTAGTGAATGCGGTAGAAAAACGAATTTCTAAGGGAGATATTGGGGGAATTCTATGGTCATCACCAAACAATCCCAGCTGGTCTTGTTTAACGAAAGAAGAATTAAAAGAAATAGCCAGAATATGTGACGATAATCAGATACTGGCAATTGAGGACCTCGCGTATTTAGGAATGGATTTCAGAAAGGACTATTCTGTACCGTACTCAGAACCATACATACCTTCGATTGGCAAATTCGGTACCAACTGGATCACGTTAATCTCAGCGTCCAAGGCTTTCTCATTACCTGGGTCAAGATGTGCGATCGCAGTCATCTCCCCTGAGCTTACCGAACAGGAATTCGAGGGTTTGAAAAGGTTTTGTGGAAGAAACCGATTCGGCCACGCGTTTTCCCTTGGGGGCTTGTACGTAACGACCGCGGGAACTAGTCACACTGCACAATATGCCCTATCAAAAATGCTTGAAAGTGCGACCAAAGGTGATTTCAATTTTATAGACACTACTAGAATTTATGGAGAAAGGGCAAGCCATGTCAGAAAAATATTCCTGAAATACGGTTTTAAACAAGTTTATGATAAGGATATGGATGAACCGGTAGGAGACGGGTTCTATCTTACAATGTCCTATCCTGGCTATGACGGGAATAACCTGATGATAGAATTGTTGAAGTATGGAATTTCCACAATTACTCTAAAATCGACCGGTTCAAATAGGCACGAAGGGTTGAGAATCTGCATATCTTTTGTGGACTCCGAAGACATCCCTGTTTTAGAAGATAGATTGCAAAAATTCATGGAGAACAACAATTGA
- a CDS encoding transglutaminase family protein translates to MTEFFKPEFKQYLRSGCFVDSDAPAVVEFAQAVSSGSAEKREKAVSIYYAVRDTIRYDPYNIDLAPEALTASSVLAKGRGFCIVKANLLAAAARVVGIPSRLGYANVRNHLTTERLNQYMRSDVFAFHGFTELYLEGRWVKATPAFNLSLCQRFDVKPLEFDGQNDSIFHEYDSQGQRHMEYLQDLGHYADLPRKLMIATFRKHYPHLYDGTATTLDGDFEADASLS, encoded by the coding sequence ATGACTGAGTTTTTCAAGCCTGAATTTAAACAGTACCTTCGGTCAGGTTGTTTTGTCGATAGTGATGCTCCTGCAGTAGTTGAATTTGCTCAGGCGGTGAGCTCTGGATCGGCGGAAAAGAGAGAGAAAGCAGTCAGTATCTACTACGCTGTGCGAGATACAATTCGCTACGACCCATACAACATCGATTTAGCTCCTGAAGCTCTGACTGCCAGTTCTGTTCTGGCTAAGGGCAGAGGATTCTGCATAGTAAAAGCTAACCTACTGGCTGCCGCTGCAAGGGTGGTAGGTATCCCCAGTCGCCTCGGATATGCTAACGTACGCAACCACCTAACCACAGAGCGCCTTAACCAGTACATGAGGAGCGATGTTTTCGCCTTTCACGGTTTCACAGAACTTTACCTTGAGGGGCGCTGGGTGAAGGCAACGCCTGCCTTCAACCTCTCCCTCTGCCAGCGTTTTGACGTCAAGCCTCTGGAATTTGACGGACAGAACGATTCCATATTTCATGAATACGATTCTCAGGGTCAACGCCATATGGAATACTTGCAGGATCTAGGTCACTATGCCGACTTACCCCGAAAACTGATGATTGCTACATTCCGAAAACATTATCCTCATCTCTACGATGGAACCGCCACCACACTCGATGGTGATTTTGAAGCAGATGCCTCTTTATCTTGA
- a CDS encoding enoyl-CoA hydratase-related protein, with protein MEKVITESFFDGQVVRFVLNAPKINVLDAEMMAELQSGLGTMGHDVKLIQFMGAEDNFSYGASVPEHTKENAQEMLIQFHGLFKTLMRLSVPTMAMVSGQCLGGGMELAISCNFLFLDETARLGQPEIVLGVFAPPASLILPMKVGQAKADELLLSGRSMKPNEVMSSGLGTQLFESQQSMIDGANNWVEKHILGKSASSLRFASRAARTAFNENLSVSLDKLAETYTTKLMETHDANEGIEAFLEKRKPKWTNS; from the coding sequence ATGGAGAAAGTAATTACAGAGTCATTTTTTGATGGGCAGGTGGTTCGGTTTGTCCTGAATGCGCCTAAAATCAACGTACTGGATGCCGAGATGATGGCAGAATTACAGTCGGGATTGGGAACTATGGGTCACGACGTTAAGCTGATACAGTTTATGGGAGCTGAAGATAATTTCAGTTATGGCGCATCAGTACCAGAACACACCAAAGAAAATGCTCAGGAAATGTTGATCCAGTTCCATGGACTTTTCAAAACTCTAATGCGCCTGTCGGTCCCTACAATGGCAATGGTGTCGGGACAATGTCTTGGTGGTGGAATGGAACTGGCTATTTCGTGTAACTTCCTTTTCCTAGACGAAACTGCAAGATTGGGCCAACCCGAAATTGTGTTGGGAGTATTCGCACCTCCGGCATCCTTGATTCTGCCAATGAAGGTTGGTCAGGCCAAAGCCGATGAATTGCTTCTTTCCGGCAGGAGCATGAAACCTAATGAGGTTATGTCTTCCGGTTTGGGGACGCAGCTTTTTGAGAGCCAACAATCAATGATAGATGGTGCCAATAACTGGGTCGAAAAACACATCTTGGGAAAGAGTGCATCATCTCTGCGTTTTGCCAGCCGCGCAGCACGGACGGCATTTAACGAAAACTTATCTGTGAGTCTGGACAAACTTGCTGAGACATACACAACCAAATTAATGGAAACTCACGATGCTAATGAAGGTATAGAAGCTTTTTTGGAGAAACGGAAGCCGAAGTGGACAAATAGTTGA